In Coffea eugenioides isolate CCC68of unplaced genomic scaffold, Ceug_1.0 ScVebR1_1876;HRSCAF=2807, whole genome shotgun sequence, the genomic window aatttcattcatttggccaatttacccatttttagggcaatcgagccgattttgaataaatcaagtttcgttcaatctatttgatcaatttaccctttttagggtgatctgattaattttagataaatttcattcaattcatttgacctgtttccctttttagggtaattcggtcgattttaaataaattgtcaacttcattcaatccattcgccctattagggtttcattgtcaaattccaaattgggaaatctagtcaatctttgagaaaaccatccattatatccaactatttaaacagttgggtttttgactcatgcttcactgaggaaatttgtcaacgaattccaatctcttcgataggaggtCGTCAAGGTTAAACCCAtgtgttttgcaaatcaaaagtgatcaatctattcggacgttgtcctcattttgacaaatctctcgtcactccaatggccaaatttttcaaattatttttcactccataagctgattggatccatcaggtatagTATGGTGCCTACTctaatggattgcattttcatgctaggcctacccttggcacaaaaagggttcccccataggacatgcataccgattttgtattcttgttcactaactcggggtatttttcttttgtttcccccctcccctgcattcataaaaatgttgcaataagatgaaaatatttccctatattggataacaatttttgatccgataaagtttggaaagtattatttgattcttgggcagatccaacaatggaaacctgaaagatccatttgaaagctctaggttaagagcttctaagagagttcataattgttttcaaggaaatttctgtatatttgacttgttaatatatttttgtgtcaaaagagaaggaaacaaaagggatatatatgtggagctctttagaaactttctattctcatttgtatcataattgaacgagaaattttgtttcaaactttttcagcaataaaatttttggacaattattgttttgtgtatattcatgtacatttcattctttattgagctcattaagagatttcatggtgaattttaagaaataagctcaaattgagatttttcaacctttggcctgaaaactcacaaatgtatacaccagattggtgatccgagctacacaataagagtgctcaaaaattgaaagaggtcattcagaaggcccatgagataccttttctccttcacttaaccccaaaataaaatcagtcacattgatcgaTAAATTGCAagttggggcaacttttgcttgaaaatgtccgctgtgtctaatccgattcaatcacatctaagtgaaagcaaaaatgtgcgttatccttgtttgttttgaaaatttggaatgaaacttcgagcattcgtttcactacctatacaCACTTTATCATTTGCTtccccatttgagcctttgaaagaataatttcgtttcaaataagtgccttagtgatcactacccttcattgaaaaattttcaaatatcaaaaaagggaatggattttcaatgagcatttcgttactttgattgtcatgaagcgtaagaatgatactttggccatcatttctacaatctaaacactgatcatcccttgcatcctcgtttgagctaaattggtggttcttttcgagtgcacatatgatcgcaccccacattggggaaggagattgggaaagtgcacatatgatcgcaccccacattggggaaggagattgggaaattttgaaaaaaaagagagagaaaagagaaaagcaaaaatgccaaaaggaaagaaaagagggaatcacaaattggagaagtttgaaTTTATCGGGgattcaattttggaaaaagaaagggaagagatttgtccgcgtggatcgccaacgtttcacaaatatggatgaacaagggtcttcctcaatcagttaattcagatacatgccaaaaatttcccattaacgaaagtttcctttcggagttattgtaaggaacggaatacaagtcaggccatcttcttttccaatcaaacattctatccctagctatcctttttgagccttcagaataaattatttcgtttggcaacccctgagaatcgcaaaccccacactgggggcaagtttgtgttgaaaaagaaaatttcaaaaagtgaaaagcaacaaaatcaaaagcaaaagaagaaaagagaacctcagttcaaaaataaactggggcaaatttcaaagaatggcaaaaagccgaaaaggcaaaagaaaagaaaatgaaagtgaaaagcctcaattgagcataaattggggcaaattctggtttaaccctaaaatagggttggtaacaatgcgatctcagatttttcaaactgcttttgaaatctgccttcaagccttaacttgcCTAAACACCCcgcctgaccccattacaaaagccaaaagtcctgacttctgttctttgcaatggccttgtcaaggaaatctctgatgccggaaattttagctgtatttctgaattgattgggtgtgaggttgacactgctcttcatatgaaaccccgcgagggcaattttgaaaaaaagagaaaaaaaaggggaaaaagcgagcgaatgcaaaagaaaaatgcaaaaagatttgatgctgaaagtccctggtgaatgatgagggaaaagtcaaaatccaaaatcttgaaatccaaaaTGAGGgaaatttttgaggaaaatgcgatcttcggtgcagtGTCCTTGAACGACTTATCTTTTAACTCTcgtttcaagccaaattacaagctaataaagtccatcgttgacttattctttcatgacaatccaaagtgacgattatgctcgtaagaaatccatcaatcatttgtgatcatgggagtataaccagttttcaccggtttagctatcgtttctacccattttgttgcaagcctgtcaagcttgtatgttgactcaGTTTTCTTGGCatataagggtgacaaactattttgcTTTCATGAAGACGTGATATCGAATGAGCACAAAatgagacaaatcttgacctcccatcttcctttagccatttccaaatcaaaaaatatagtcacttgattggtcctgacagatgagccaacaagaaaggGTCACCCACTACCcaaagcaccgatgctaaaagtgagggagaaatcttcttgaatttggtgttatctTGGAAATATTCATCATGAATTTTGctatatgagtttaagcaagacatttcaattttcttcacatgctatgcttactttgttcaaacaaatggagcgtcatccaagcaaaatttttgaagtcaagtgggcccatactggggcaaatatttttgtagtccaattgaggatttcgtctaagaatcaaataatgcatttttcaaatcaatcatgctgcccttttcatgcaaattagagtgcatgtaagccccctgtgcaggtattcaaagttgaaatcgacgaaagagcatctgggGATGTGGAAGgacgatgccgaagaaagaaagggccctacactggggcaaattatttttgaaaaagattctttcgaaaagtcaaaaaatcaaaaaatcaaaaaatcaaggaaaaaagagaggaaaaatctgaaaaaaatcaaaaaaaatcaaaaatcaaatcaagttcatcacggcaggctcgggtttgatcccaccgTCCGATTGTCgagacatttcattttcttcgccgctaaacatgggtcagtcccactagcgcgcgtttcattgccattaaacatgggtcagtcccactaacgtgcattttatgttccattgccactaaacatgggttagtcccactagtgtgcattttgttttctttgccgctaaacatgggtcagtcccactagcgcgcgtttctttctcattgccgttaaacatgggtcagtcccactaacgtgcatttcttgtattttgccactaaacatgggttagtcccactagtgtgcattttgttttctttgccgctaaacatgggtcagtcccactagcgcgcgtttctttctcattgccgttaaacatgggtcagtcccactaacgtgcatttcttgtattttgccactaaacatgggttagtcccactagtgtgcattttgttttctttgccgctaaacatgggtcagtcccactagcgcgcgtttctttctcattgccgttaaacatgggtcagtcccactaacgtgcatttcttgtattttgccactaaacatgggttagtcccactagtgtgcattttgttttctttgccgctaaacatgggtcagtcccactagcgcgcgtttcattctcattgccgttaaacatgggtcagtcccactaacgtgcattttatgttccattgccactaaacatgggttagtcccactagtgtgcattttgttttcttcgccgctaaacatgggtcagtcccactagcgcgcgtttcattctcattgccgttaaacatgggtcagtcccactaacgtgcatttcatattccgttgccgctaaacatgggttagtcccactagcgtgcatttcatttttacagccactggagcatgaggtgagtcccgccagCGAGCATTTCacttacatcgctactggaacgtgggtctgtcccaattttacatttctgtccgggtctatcccgtgggtctatcccaattttacatttttgtccgggtctatcccgtaggtctatccccattttaaattcctgttcgggtcagtcccgatttcaaaattcctgttcggatcagtcccgttttaaatttctgttcgggtcagccccgtctaaattcctgttcgggtcagtcccatttaaatttctatctcgggtcagtcccgattttaaaatttcccgtcaggggtcagtccccatcgtttgagtaattcgcagctgaataacacaggtaagttttggtgtctacttctttgtctcaagtttttccaaaactcagacaaagaggggcaaactgtagacaccaaaattttggtgtaatttcatttttagttttttatttgtcatgttcatttttagtttttagtttccagttttatttttatttttaagttttatcatagaatttgttaaaaaaaaaaaagaaagaaaagcattcagtcgtttgtaatttaaattcaatgctttcttgaaagaaaaaaaagaaaaagaggaaaagaaagaaaaatcataaaaaaagaaaaagggaaatttgttcacaaaaatatgtttatttctttaaattcaacctttttgcactttagttatttttattaagttattttgaaaaagaagagaaaaaaggaaaaatgaagaaaatttgaagaatggacatttttgttgtttttagttgtttagtttttaaattattttcgttattattattattacctggtttttgtcaatttgttattattattattatttatattttatcatttctgtatttattaagttgaaagttaaaaaaaaaaaaaaaaaaaaaaaaaaaaaaaaagagtgatacgcggcagcaagctgcgtttttcgcagcttgcaaagaaatgTTCGGCAGCTccttgggctgcaaatatagaagagctggcttgaagtttagggttATCAGgggatataaaaggaaaagaaggggCAGCCGCAGAGGGAGAGCAAGGGAAGAGCTACGGGAGAAGGGAAAAAACGAAAAGAGAGTTTGAGAGAATAGAGGATCGAGGAGAGAAAAAACAGAGAGGCCATGAAGAGTTTCTGAAAGAGAAAaccgagagagagtgtgagataAAGACTAAAGAGAGAGCTGGGGTTGACGGGCTTGAGAAGAGAGCTACGGCAAGCAGAGGGAATGACGGCTGAAACAGGCGGCTGGGTAGAGAGATCAGAAAACAGGAAAAGGAACGGAAAAGGGAGCTTTACAGAAGATTTTCCGACAGGAAAAGGCTGACCTTTTAGCCTCCCTCGGatgcatttttctctttggcTATAGCTTTGTTTGAGGTGATTTAAATTTCTGAATAATCTACGTCATTTGGGGAGGAGATTTAGTGTTGAACATTTCTGGAAAAAACCACTGAAACCCTTGAATCGAAGCTCCAGTTGCGAGCTTGTCCCTGCCGCATGCCGCTGCAACGAAATTTTCTTGGCTTCGTTTCAGCCAACTTCCCCGCTTCATTCTGATCTCCCCAGGGCTCCTCAGGGAGAGATCTCGGTTTCTGGGTAAACTACATCATGGAAGGAACAATTTCTGTTGAGACATCTTGAACGAAAAACAACTGGAAGGGTGTCAAATCTGGCGACAAAGGAGCTGCTCTGCCTCCACTGCACCGAACGAAAACGCAGCAGAAACTTTTGCTTTGGCCCAGCAATTCAGGAAAATTCTGGAATGAATGTTGCAGCAGAAATTTTGCTTCGATCACCTCGCAGACTCCTTATTGGCTTTGATGGATTTTTGTTTAGTTGCATCATGAAGCTGATGATGTTTGTAGTATGTTCCTGATGCATGTGTCTTTCCTGCTGTGTGTATTTTGGGTTACTTCTATAGCCTTAATCTCACCCATAAAATGCTTTACCATTGGCTTTGTTAAAATGAAAGTTTGGAATTCTTGGCTGAAACAAAAAGCTGCGTCCCATTTTTTATGTTTGCTGTCTCCCACGCTCCCCTCAGCGATTCACCAAAGCTGGTTTAGGCATCTATCTTGCTAGTTTTCAGTTTTGTAGCATGAGCTAGGAAGAACAAACCAAAGTTGCTGGATGTTTTGTAGCATGAGCTAGGAAGAACAAACCAAGTTGCTggattttttttagcatttgaatGTTCTtgtttttctggatttttgtgTTCCGAAGAGGGGGAAGAATGTGTGATCTCCTTAAAAGTTTTCTtgtctgtttggattgtgttAGATTAGGCGCTTCATTGCTTGGCTGGAAATTATGAAAGTGCATCAAGTTTGTTACAGAAACTCAAGCTTTCTACGTGGTTGCATGGAATCTGCATGCATGTTGCAAAGAAAAATTGCATTCCAACCCCCCAAGTtcccctttgtttcactatgacccaaccaattgaaaaatttcctcaatttggtctttggcttttaattttacaacttcattgcttgtttgtttcaattgactaccatgcttcgtttcaattgcacttaattcataacattaggggctttatgaccaagtgagcttgtgtttgcctattttctttaattttcccaaataaattggtaccttgacctttttattattttggagggtaaattggTAATTCCACTTCATTGggccccaatttcaagggaggtacactctatccctcacttgcacttcatttgaccctacgtgctcctacgtgttatgtgaatatgcctgcctactccgctttccttacctccttgcctgcatttgcttgtttttacttttatttaagttttatggggtatgtgtacacctcttggcttgtaatagatagggctcggagagcatctggtccatttccccttccccttggttgcttttatttaagttttatggggtatgtgtacacctcttggcttgtaatagatagggctcgtagagcatctggtccatttccccttccccttggttgcttgttttgttgctacatgtttaattgctttagtaggctcttgcatctagtcgagcatgctaagtgctacgtgctacgtgtttacgagcgttttggcatgtctacttgctttcataaccatgaatgaatggaatggatgaatgtacgtcaccacactagtccaatgctagttgtggctcattaggccatccctttttgttagtgcatatttgcatgttcactacatgtcatgcatttttcttagttttatcatttggcatgctcctcgagccccttttccctcattttaggattctttgcatctcatgctagttagggtacatttgcctgaagagtccccttaaatatgggatatagacgagtgtggctttttctaagccttaacacgcttgtattccctctatcaaagggcaaattgagtcacgatttaggtctccccgtacccaatatgcataaatttcctaagctcatgcattctcaatccactctatcattacactttcacttttgtcccatttgcacacatgcacctttttatcaccttcacttgcacacgaacacttttcttgtcttcacttgcacacgaacccttttatcttcacttgcacacgagcatttttatcttcactcgcacacgagtactttcatctacatttgcacaccttcactcttatcttattacttttatcatttttctcacttcacacaaactcacgctttcacatggcatgcattccactcattttttacgtcatttaggtttaggtgtgacctctccaaaaggatcattattgggcttcacaactaatgtgattggcaccactcaacctttgaagagaaatttccccccatacccctaggtctagggttttgcattcatatagacatgtccaacacgcgatacataccttgggtagaaaattagggaaaaattggtttaagtcacgcaactagccttggctaggtcgaaggggtgccttggatttttatccttgccttccccttcgtcaaatgtgacccccgatccctcttttggttacgcagacccaaaagttctcaaaaagggtttatttactttttattcaaaaacaaaaatcgtttttgggtgacttggtacaccctaactctataccaagtggcgactccatttttgatacaaaaaacccttttgaactttatatggccaaaccgtcgctttatcaagtcccatggcctttattttcatttttcacacattacacacacatttcattcgaaaagtggggcgcgacaatagcCTATGCCAAGAAAAAGATGTTGTCTTAATAAGATTTATAAAGTCTATAGCAACCATCGGTGGAAAAAGGGGGATGGATTGAGTGGTACAGAAGGAGAAAGCATCAGTGAGACGTCTCGAATTTGAAACATGTTAActatatttaaaaaaagaaagaaagaaagaaagaaagaaagaaggaaaagaaaagaaaaatcaacgATGAACTGCCTGAGCTTAGAACATGTTTATACTAAATAAAAGATTATTTTGAGAATGTAGTTAACCCTTATTTTATTTCCAATTTGCCTTTGGTAGGCTATCATCAATAGGCCTAACGTAATAATTCTTTAGTTCACTCATTTAACTATTCAAAAGCCTGGAGTACGAATATAAAATGGCTAAAAAACAAAAGTCAGTAAGACACCACCAACTCGTTGACTTTTGGTCTCAGCTACTGTACATATTTTCAACTCTTTCTCACCTTAAAAAGCTGCAAATTGGGTTCCCCAATCTCAGAAATATCAaattctctcttgctctcaaatATAGACCTGATGGCGGATGCACTGCTTGGTTCCTCTGTACAAGTTCTAGTGGAGAAGGCAATAAACTCGGCTTCAGAACAAATTGGCCTGTTTGTTGGCTTCAAGAACGATTTGGAGAAACTGAAGTATGGGTTGACTTTGATCCAGCCTGTCCTTCATGATGCAGAGGAAAAACAGGTGACTCAAGAGTTCATGAAGCGCTGGTTGGAGAAGCTTGAAGCTGTGGCTTTCGATGCTGGTAATCTGTTGGATGACATCAACTATGAAATGATTCGACGCAGAGTTGAGATCCAAAACCAAATGAACAAGAAGgtatgcttcttcttcttctcactCTCCAGTCCAATTGCATTTCGTTGCAATTTAATGGCCAACAAAATTCAGCAAATCAATACGGACTTGAATAGAATCAATGAAGAAGCAATGGACTTTAGCCTCCAGTCACAGATTGGAGCTAGAGATGTTCCTGCTCTTTCTCCTCCTAGTGGAGAAGGATTTGTGAAGAACAGAGAGATTGACTCTGTTACCATTGATACGAGTTTCATTGGTAGAGGTGATGATGTCTCAGCAATAGTAACACAATTGACTGCCACGAGTAACAATGAAAGTCTCTCAGTTCTTCCTATAGTAGGAATGGGCGGGATAGGGAAGACCACCTTGGCTCGAAAAGTTTTCAATGAACTAAAAATTGACATACATTTTGATAAAACAATATGGGTTTGTGTGTCAGATGATTTCAATGTCAATAGGCTTTTCGATTTGATTCTAGAATCATGGCAAGTCCAAAAGCCTGGAGTTGAGGGTAGGGAAGCTAAGTTGAAGCAACTTAAGAAGTTATTGGATGGGAAAAAGTTTCTACTAGTCCTAGATGGTGTGTGGAATGAGAAGCCCACACTGTGGAATGAGTTTCTTGGTGCACTAAAAGGTACTAGCCCATCCATGGGGAGTTGGATTCTTCTGACTCGTAAGCAACCAGTGGCAAACATCACAAGAATTTCTTCTCCTCCTTGTGCCTTGAAACAATTATTAGATGATAAATGTTGGCTCATTCTCAGAGAAATTGCATTTGGAGCTTGGGAACTGTTGAATGAGCTGCAAGATATAGGGTTCAAGATTGCGCAAAGATGCCGAGGCTTACCATGGGCTGCATGTGTTCTTGGTGGCATGCTGCTTAACGAGGGAATAGATGAATGGCAGAACTTAGAGATTGGGCTTCAAAGTTTAGGTGGAGATGAAAATAGTGATGTTGCTAAAATTTTGAAGTTGAGCTTTGATCGCCTTCCATATCCATCTCTGAAAAAGTGTTTTGCATATTGTACAATTTTTTCCAAGGATTTTCAAATGGAAAGGAGTCAACTAATCCGACTTTGGATGGCAGAAGGATTTCTTCATTCAAATCAAAGAAACAATATGCGTATGGAGGAAGTTGGTAACATGTATTTTACGATTTTGCTGGATAGTAACTTGTTTCAAGATgcagaaaaagatgattatggGAATGTTTTGAATTGCAAAATGCATGATCTTGTGCATGATATGGTGCAattcatttccaaatttagaACAATAAGTTTGAAAGAGTCAGCAGGAGTTGATTACCCGGAGAAGACTTTTCCCATTAGGTATCTTGCAATGGGGAGAAGTGGTGGGGAAGAAATATCATTTCTATTGAATGAGAGTTTCAGCTACACAACAAcattatttttattggagaacAAATCAAATAATGATGGTTTGATCTCATTTTTGACTTGCTTGCGATTGCTAAATTTAACTTCATCACATGCCAAGGAGCTTCCTAAATCAATTGGCAAGTTGTCTCCTTTACGGTACCTCGATTCGTCAAATACTCCAATAGAAACTTTGCTGGACTCTCTTTGTAAACTTTACAACCTGCAAGAGTTCGTGATTGTGAATCATTGACAAAGTTTCCAAACAATTTCAAGCATTTGGTGAATTTGAGGCACTTTGATATTTTCTCTAAGGATGAATCAAGTGATCTAATGCCTCTTGAAATCGGACAACTGCATTCTCTCCAAACATTGCCCTTTTTCCAAACAATTCTGAGTGGTCCAAGATCTCCCAAATTCCTGAAATTTACATTGATGGGCTGCAAATCAGAGGCTAATCTCCATCTGAAGTTTATTAATTGAAGCTACTCGGTAATCCTCTGTGCTACTAACACATTTTTTTCTATTAATTTTTGCTTCTTCTATCCATCGAATGATAGCAGTAATGTATTgataaagtttattaattgcaTCTCAATGGTGCAGCCTAACTTTTGCTGAATAACTGTTGCAAACCATCTTTTCTTGGTCCTCAATTTCTGCTCTCCAGGTAACCTCTCCgtttatgtatgtatgtattttCATTTTCCCCAGAGCTTCCACTTTCCAGATATTCAGTTGTGGTTTACTACCATTTTTACTTCCTCCAATATTTGTATCTTCCAACATGTTCAAGAATTAACAatgtttgaaacttggttttcCAGATAAATTTTGTGAGACCATAGCTGGAATTTATTGCAATATGGTCGCAAAACATAATTGTCCTATCTTACATGGTTATccacaaaaaaattttctgctATCAAAATTTATGTTATATGATGAGAAAGGTAACAAGCTGCACATTATTACCAatgcaaatttcaaaattttgtagtTCTTAGTGGGTGGTGTAAACTTTCCCAATTCAGAGCCGCGAATTAGGCTAGTTTTTCAGCATATCCACCATgcattttttatcaaattctaCTTTTGCTTGAGCACTTAGTGCATATGTTATATTGATCTTGTTATCTCAATCTGTGTTTTTAATTGCATTGTCGATTGTTTTAGTTAATTGTTAATTCAGTTCTGGACTTATACTCAGTACTGAAAGTTTCAGACTGGTAAAGCCTTGCCTTTTGCTCAAACAAATTACTAGACTGAGAGAAATAATAGCGGTACTCAAAGGCAAAAGGTTTTCAGTTTCTCATTTCTTTTAGCATCTATGCACTCAGCCAAGGGTATGCATGTTGTCAGATTGTAATGACTGAACTGTCGATGAAAGTAGCAAAGTGATAATATTTAAGCTTTAAGATTGTTTTACATGAAAATGATCATGGAGAAGCTTGGCGAGTCATACAATTATAGATACTTAAGCGTGTCTTTCTAGTAAAAGATTTGTAGTTAATGAGCAATGTGATAATATTTTCAAGTCATACAATTAATGGAAAGTTTTCCATTAAGCTGAGGAATTCCACCTATTAGCTGAAACCAAGAGCTTTTTCCTCAAAGTACTGAACTTTTTTTCCCTGTCAAAGAATGCACTTCATAAAATAAGCTTAACTCACTATGCTTATgagattttgaaacttttgatcCAATGTCATTTTTTTTGAGCAAAGCGTAGTAGTACTGGGAGATTGCTAGCCTTTTAAAGTAATGAACTTAAAAAAGGTCAATATTTCAAGTGATTAGTATAACACACTTTGGTCCTTAAATTGTTCTGAACTTAGATCGAGGCCATTGACCAGTTAATTGTTGGAGCTTTTGATTAATTGTTGTAGATCACTATTTTGCATTGTCTGACAAAGTATTTGATAATCATCATTTTTTTTGAGTctgcttttatttttatttcttttttaatttatgATCTTTTATTTACACGGCAACAGATATATTTGATCAAAAGTCTTCAGCTATCATGGTTTCCTGTTAAATGGTGATGCAGATAAATGCCTCCACATTCTTTGACCTGCAAAAATGAGGGGCTGTTTGCTTGGCGAGAGCTTTCTAGCTTCAAATAGATCCATCAGGGCACTCCCAAAAGGATCTCTTTCTCCTTCTTTATACAGAGACAGT contains:
- the LOC113755968 gene encoding putative disease resistance protein RGA3 → MADALLGSSVQVLVEKAINSASEQIGLFVGFKNDLEKLKYGLTLIQPVLHDAEEKQVTQEFMKRWLEKLEAVAFDAGNLLDDINYEMIRRRVEIQNQMNKKVCFFFFSLSSPIAFRCNLMANKIQQINTDLNRINEEAMDFSLQSQIGARDVPALSPPSGEGFVKNREIDSVTIDTSFIGRGDDVSAIVTQLTATSNNESLSVLPIVGMGGIGKTTLARKVFNELKIDIHFDKTIWVCVSDDFNVNRLFDLILESWQVQKPGVEGREAKLKQLKKLLDGKKFLLVLDGVWNEKPTLWNEFLGALKGTSPSMGSWILLTRKQPVANITRISSPPCALKQLLDDKCWLILREIAFGAWELLNELQDIGFKIAQRCRGLPWAACVLGGMLLNEGIDEWQNLEIGLQSLGGDENSDVAKILKLSFDRLPYPSLKKCFAYCTIFSKDFQMERSQLIRLWMAEGFLHSNQRNNMRMEEVGNMYFTILLDSNLFQDAEKDDYGNVLNCKMHDLVHDMVQFISKFRTISLKESAGVDYPEKTFPIRYLAMGRSGGEEISFLLNESFSYTTTLFLLENKSNNDGLISFLTCLRLLNLTSSHAKELPKSIGKLSPLRYLDSSNTPIETLLDSLCKLYNLQEFVIVNH